Proteins encoded in a region of the Planctomycetaceae bacterium genome:
- a CDS encoding glycoside hydrolase family 57 protein, translated as MPSVCFYFQVHQPFRLRHYTVFDHDHRYFDEFKNKSICQKVANKCYLPANRVILDLIKQHEGRFRVAYSITGILLEQLADYAPEVMSTFDALARTGCVEFLAETYYHSLSFLYSRGEFRDQIFKHIDTVETLFGQRPRVFRNTELIYSNDLAAELESMGIFDGVITEGADKILWGRSPNFLYKPPGDGKIKILLKNYALSDDIAFRFSNRGWNEWPLKTEKFTNWVNQINGNGYVANLFMDYETFGEHQWEDTGIFDFLRYLPGEVLKHPDNNFKTPSEAIASYPATDTIDVPTLISWADTERDVSAWLGNAMQSNALHEIYRMEQNIKKAGDVKLLSDWRKLQTSDHFYYMCTKWFSDGDVHKYFNPYDSPYDSYINFMNIIGNLEKRCGKHPKVRKKTSETEQVVI; from the coding sequence ATGCCATCAGTTTGCTTTTATTTTCAGGTACATCAGCCATTCAGGTTGAGGCACTATACCGTTTTCGATCACGACCACAGATATTTTGACGAATTCAAAAACAAATCCATTTGTCAAAAAGTCGCCAACAAATGCTATTTGCCCGCCAACAGAGTAATTCTCGATTTGATTAAACAGCACGAAGGCAGATTTCGCGTGGCATACAGTATCACCGGCATTTTGCTCGAACAACTGGCCGATTACGCGCCGGAAGTGATGAGCACATTCGATGCGCTGGCAAGAACCGGCTGTGTGGAATTTCTGGCCGAGACTTATTATCACAGCTTGAGCTTTTTATACTCGCGCGGCGAGTTCAGAGACCAGATTTTTAAGCATATTGATACAGTTGAAACGCTTTTTGGGCAAAGGCCGAGGGTTTTCCGCAATACCGAACTAATATATAGTAATGATTTAGCGGCCGAACTGGAGTCTATGGGTATTTTTGATGGCGTTATTACAGAAGGTGCTGACAAAATACTATGGGGCAGGAGTCCTAATTTTCTGTATAAGCCGCCGGGAGACGGCAAAATCAAGATTTTGCTCAAAAATTACGCATTGAGCGATGATATAGCTTTTCGATTCTCGAACCGAGGCTGGAATGAATGGCCTTTAAAAACGGAAAAATTCACAAATTGGGTAAATCAGATAAACGGCAACGGATACGTAGCCAATCTGTTTATGGATTATGAAACTTTCGGCGAACATCAATGGGAGGATACCGGCATATTCGATTTCCTTAGGTATTTGCCAGGCGAGGTATTAAAGCATCCGGATAATAATTTCAAAACGCCTTCAGAAGCGATTGCATCTTATCCGGCAACGGATACAATAGATGTGCCGACGCTGATAAGCTGGGCGGATACGGAACGAGATGTCTCGGCATGGCTGGGCAATGCGATGCAGTCGAACGCGCTGCACGAAATTTACCGTATGGAACAGAATATTAAAAAGGCAGGCGATGTTAAATTGCTTTCTGACTGGCGCAAGCTGCAGACGTCAGACCATTTTTATTATATGTGCACCAAGTGGTTTTCAGACGGCGATGTTCATAAATATTTTAATCCTTATGATTCACCTTATGACTCTTATATTAATTTTATGAACATCATTGGCAATCTCGAAAAGAGATGCGGCAAACATCCGAAAGTCCGCAAGAAAACCAGTGAGACCGAACAGGTAGTAATATAG
- a CDS encoding amylo-alpha-1,6-glucosidase, producing MAEQTLQISKPQHANKTEYERLVNTEWLLTNRRGSFACGSLCGTNTRRYHGLLVGAIKPVINRTVALANCLETIITERDRFNLNHFEFDPPSTDKPAVLPKGFSKDVGVHFNYSTPQFDLVKSIYLAGDADIVAIEYNFTLVREKFEFNVRPLAAMRSYHHLGKRSEQFSSELQEDFLIVKNSDMPEVQLLMATDEMAFIEEKQWWHNFFYRVEKKRGFDYAEDLWSPGYFRRTIDGPVRIVLWSGFGNSTFSSKMIGLDIDVIIDDLKLQHKQLVSNLKVKDDTIQLLALAGDQFVIDKKVEKLKTKSIIAGFPWFADWGRDAFISLEGLLLCCGRYDDANAVLLNFAYNADEGMIANFFGDDQTGASYNSIDASLWFIHAAFKYLKASNDTRGFSSRLMPVIRWIIDSYLQGTKFGIKADTDSLITGGSLDTQLTWMDAKCNGEVMTPRNGKAVEINALWYNAVCNCAEFYRGKDAVLTERFQNLSERISDGFTRCFWYQHGRYLYDCVNNDYKDTSVRPNQIFAVSLPFSPLDIEKQKAVVACVEENLLTPYGLRTLAPGDAKYIGTYRGGPSERDRAYHQGTVWPWLIGGFTEAYLKVNNHSKQSKKISIDRLQPLLEHFANSGCIGSISEVFDGDEPHLCGGAFAQAWSVGEVLRAYMMAHT from the coding sequence GTGGCTGAACAAACTCTTCAAATATCAAAACCGCAACATGCGAATAAGACCGAGTACGAAAGGCTTGTGAACACCGAATGGCTGCTGACCAACAGGCGGGGCAGTTTCGCGTGCGGCAGTCTTTGCGGAACAAATACCCGTCGTTATCATGGTCTGCTTGTCGGCGCGATTAAGCCGGTCATCAACAGAACTGTTGCGCTGGCCAACTGTCTTGAAACAATAATCACAGAACGCGACAGGTTCAATCTAAATCATTTCGAGTTCGACCCGCCTTCAACGGATAAGCCTGCGGTATTACCGAAAGGTTTTAGTAAAGACGTTGGTGTGCATTTCAATTACTCGACGCCGCAGTTCGACCTTGTCAAAAGCATTTATCTGGCAGGCGATGCTGATATTGTCGCAATCGAATATAATTTTACATTAGTTCGTGAAAAATTCGAATTCAACGTCAGGCCGCTGGCCGCGATGAGAAGTTATCATCATCTCGGCAAGAGGAGTGAGCAATTCAGCTCTGAACTGCAAGAAGATTTTCTGATTGTAAAAAACAGTGATATGCCGGAAGTGCAGCTTCTGATGGCGACCGACGAAATGGCTTTCATCGAAGAAAAGCAATGGTGGCACAATTTCTTCTACCGCGTGGAAAAGAAACGCGGATTCGATTATGCGGAGGATTTGTGGTCGCCTGGCTATTTTAGAAGAACTATCGACGGCCCTGTAAGAATTGTGTTATGGTCCGGCTTCGGCAACAGCACGTTCAGTTCTAAAATGATAGGTCTGGATATCGATGTAATAATCGACGACCTGAAATTACAGCACAAGCAATTAGTAAGTAATCTCAAAGTAAAAGACGACACTATTCAACTGCTTGCATTGGCCGGCGACCAGTTCGTTATAGACAAGAAGGTTGAAAAACTTAAAACAAAATCGATAATCGCCGGCTTCCCATGGTTCGCCGATTGGGGCAGAGACGCGTTTATATCGCTCGAAGGTCTGCTGCTTTGCTGTGGTAGGTACGATGATGCCAACGCGGTACTGCTGAACTTTGCGTACAACGCCGACGAAGGTATGATTGCCAATTTCTTCGGCGACGACCAGACCGGCGCAAGCTATAATAGTATCGATGCGTCGCTATGGTTTATTCATGCGGCGTTCAAATATCTAAAAGCCAGCAACGACACAAGAGGTTTCAGTTCAAGACTGATGCCGGTCATTCGCTGGATTATAGATTCTTATCTGCAGGGCACGAAATTCGGAATCAAAGCCGACACCGACAGCTTAATCACCGGCGGTTCGCTCGATACTCAACTGACGTGGATGGACGCAAAGTGTAATGGTGAAGTAATGACGCCTCGCAACGGCAAGGCTGTGGAAATAAACGCGCTGTGGTACAACGCGGTTTGTAATTGTGCGGAATTTTATCGCGGCAAAGACGCGGTGCTGACCGAAAGATTTCAAAACCTGTCCGAAAGAATCTCTGACGGTTTCACCAGATGTTTCTGGTATCAGCATGGCCGATACCTTTACGATTGTGTAAACAACGATTACAAAGACACAAGCGTTCGGCCGAATCAGATTTTCGCGGTATCGCTTCCGTTCTCGCCTTTGGATATTGAAAAACAAAAAGCGGTCGTAGCGTGTGTCGAGGAAAATCTATTAACGCCTTACGGGCTGCGGACTCTTGCGCCGGGCGACGCTAAATATATCGGCACATATCGCGGCGGGCCAAGCGAGCGCGACAGGGCATATCATCAGGGCACAGTATGGCCGTGGCTCATCGGCGGATTTACCGAAGCGTACCTGAAAGTCAATAATCACAGTAAGCAGAGCAAAAAAATAAGCATCGACAGACTCCAACCTCTTCTTGAACATTTCGCAAACAGCGGATGCATAGGAAGCATAAGTGAAGTGTTTGACGGCGACGAGCCGCATCTTTGCGGAGGCGCTTTCGCACAGGCATGGAGCGTGGGCGAAGTTCTGCGTGCGTATATGATGGCACACACATAA
- the nikR gene encoding nickel-responsive transcriptional regulator NikR has translation MSDIERIGVSLESDLLKLFDKEITEKGYKNRSEAIRDLIREQLSKEKLEHKRTPAIGAIYLVYDHHTAHISSVFKKLGHDKPVKTISSIHVYIDRNNCLEVLLVRGMACDINTLGEKMISLRGVKHGYINLVAVEKEE, from the coding sequence ATGAGTGACATAGAGCGCATTGGAGTTTCGCTCGAAAGCGATTTGCTCAAGCTTTTCGACAAGGAAATCACGGAAAAGGGATACAAAAATCGTTCGGAAGCAATTCGTGATTTGATCCGCGAACAACTGTCGAAAGAAAAACTCGAACACAAAAGAACTCCCGCAATCGGCGCGATATACCTCGTTTACGATCATCATACTGCACACATTTCGTCAGTATTCAAAAAACTCGGCCATGACAAACCGGTCAAAACAATCTCATCAATCCACGTCTATATAGACAGGAACAACTGTCTTGAGGTTCTTTTGGTCAGGGGAATGGCGTGCGACATTAATACACTTGGCGAAAAAATGATTAGCCTTCGCGGAGTAAAACACGGATATATAAATCTCGTCGCTGTGGAAAAAGAAGAATAA
- a CDS encoding cupin domain-containing protein, with protein MTLKSIVQELPNSTEYQSLLKPPKTKGLHSGRVFLNPGFDCGLHNTGSQEEMLIFLSGKGQAVIEKKVIAVEAGQFAYIPPKTEHNIINNTDEPLIYIFCVAPVGTTGTVTDTGEKK; from the coding sequence ATGACGTTGAAATCGATTGTACAGGAACTGCCGAACAGCACTGAATATCAATCATTGCTTAAGCCGCCGAAAACAAAGGGCTTACATTCAGGCAGGGTTTTTTTGAACCCCGGTTTTGATTGCGGCCTGCACAACACCGGTAGTCAGGAAGAAATGCTGATTTTCCTGTCCGGAAAAGGCCAGGCAGTCATTGAAAAGAAAGTTATCGCCGTTGAAGCAGGACAATTTGCCTATATTCCGCCGAAAACAGAACATAATATTATCAATAATACAGATGAACCTTTAATTTATATTTTTTGTGTTGCCCCTGTAGGGACGACAGGAACGGTTACGGACACGGGAGAAAAAAAATGA